In the Salvia miltiorrhiza cultivar Shanhuang (shh) chromosome 8, IMPLAD_Smil_shh, whole genome shotgun sequence genome, CATAAATTTTAGAAGTCAAAATTTTTTAATGTAGTAATTTTAccacaaattaattttttattcaaattaaagTTGACGTAGCAAGTTGGAATGTCAATATGTATTCATcacacattttttaaaaaataaattcgtTTAGAAATGTCACTGTTTTTTAAAACATTCAATAAGTACATCAACATTCTAACttaataatttgagaaaaaaattaaatcaataataaaTTTACTGCAATATTAAAGttcatatagtatttttttttttccctaacAAAACGAACATGATTAAGCACATTAGGAACCCGTAATTTTTTTtggacttgggggagttggggagggggaaaACATTGTATAGTAATGAATTTCAAATTATATGAATGGGCAATGAACAATGAGGAAATGAAAATGCAAAAAATCTAATAGTTGTTCTGCTTGGAATCATCGGAAGTTTGTTGATCGGTGGTATCAGGTTCATCGCACATGGGAGTGGTGTAGTAGAAGGGGCCCAGCGCGTACTTTATTATGTCTCTGTAGACGACGTTTGGGCGGTGGAGATTGACCCCGCTCTTGCCGCCGGCGAAGTTGGTGGCCACGTTGCAGACGGGGTGCGGCGACGACACCAGCCTCAAGTAGCAGTTGTGCGGATTCAGCTTCTTGCCATTCACGTATTTCTTACAAGCCACCTCGAAGTTTCCGGCCTCGTCGGTCAAGTCGCTGGTGTACTGCACCACTCTGCTCCTCTCGTCCAAGCACGTCACCGACACTTTGCACCCTGCACGCACCAACaccattttattattaattctcGATttctcttaattaattaattaatgtgttACCTTGGATAGGGTTGGCGCCATTGACCCATTCATTCCAGCCTTCGCCGCATTCCTGGCAGAGCACGCTGCCGGTCACGTGGAAGACGTCGGACTC is a window encoding:
- the LOC130997879 gene encoding pistil-specific extensin-like protein — encoded protein: MRTFLFTVAALLLLCGATAESDVFHVTGSVLCQECGEGWNEWVNGANPIQGCKVSVTCLDERSRVVQYTSDLTDEAGNFEVACKKYVNGKKLNPHNCYLRLVSSPHPVCNVATNFAGGKSGVNLHRPNVVYRDIIKYALGPFYYTTPMCDEPDTTDQQTSDDSKQNNY